Proteins encoded by one window of Megachile rotundata isolate GNS110a chromosome 10, iyMegRotu1, whole genome shotgun sequence:
- the LOC100881368 gene encoding uncharacterized protein LOC100881368, which produces MKRGSKCIARTINLSNPETCIRPKRIQKLVEAMQPCPSHVGTGSSYWTPRPVAIKICTWKDMRRTCPPKLCDCSPKAPSKTAGQRLCVALLFLLKSSVAAGLVYWTNAEGLWGSSDEAEDLYYRLMGTIAAIFSDDYDSDQIELPRVGEFKYRMIQTYNRAVFMVMNCIVETSIKLREQIRYILSPQENEQEPEESSDGSANGKKQT; this is translated from the exons ATGAAAAGGGGATCCAAGTGTATCGCCCGGACCATCAATTTGTCCAACCCGGAGACCTGCATAAGACCGAAGAGGATTCAGAAGCTCGTCGAAGCGATGCAACCGTGTCCGAGTCATGTCGGGACTGGATCCTCTTATTGGACTCCGAGACCGGTCGCTATTAAAATTTGCACGTGGAAGGATATGCGAAGGACTTGTCCACCAAAG CTTTGCGATTGTTCGCCAAAGGCGCCATCGAAGACCGCGGGCCAGAGGTTATGCGTGGCTCTGCTGTTCCTCTTAAAGAGCAGCGTCGCTGCTGGACTCGTTTATTGGACCAATGCCGAAGGCTTATGGGGCTCGAGCGACGAAGCGGAAGATCTATACTATAGACTAATGGGTACCATCGCGGCCATCTTCTCCGACGACTACGACAGCGATCAA ATCGAGTTGCCTCGCGTAGGAGAGTTCAAGTACCGCATGATACAGACGTACAATCGCGCGGTGTTCATGGTCATGAACTGTATCGTGGAGACGTCGATAAAGTTGCGGGAACAGATTCGATATATCCTGTCCCCTCAGGAGAACGAGCAGGAACCAGAAGAGTCCTCCGATGGCTCGGCGAACGGCAAAAAGCAAACTTGA